In Rhodohalobacter barkolensis, the following proteins share a genomic window:
- the xseB gene encoding exodeoxyribonuclease VII small subunit, with protein MSKKERLSFEEALKQLEAIVEKLNDKDISLEKSVALYEEGQKLSKICSETLESAALKIEKIDQSKSASEND; from the coding sequence ATGTCTAAAAAGGAACGACTGAGTTTCGAAGAGGCTTTAAAACAGTTGGAAGCTATCGTCGAAAAGCTCAACGATAAGGATATTTCACTGGAAAAATCTGTAGCCTTGTATGAAGAAGGGCAAAAGCTTTCCAAAATTTGTTCTGAAACATTAGAAAGCGCAGCTTTGAAGATTGAAAAAATTGATCAGTCAAAGAGCGCATCAGAGAATGACTAA
- the rpmB gene encoding 50S ribosomal protein L28, whose protein sequence is MARKDDITGQKPLNGYRSSKANNKTKHRFHLNLKKRRFYIPEEDRWVTLKVTAKTLRTINKKGISAVLKEARKKGTLLKEV, encoded by the coding sequence ATGGCACGCAAGGACGATATTACAGGACAAAAGCCGCTGAACGGTTATCGCTCATCAAAAGCGAATAACAAAACAAAGCACAGATTTCATTTAAATTTGAAGAAGCGGCGCTTTTATATCCCTGAAGAGGATCGGTGGGTTACTTTGAAAGTTACTGCTAAAACCCTCCGTACAATTAACAAGAAAGGGATTTCTGCAGTTTTGAAAGAGGCCAGAAAAAAAGGAACACTTTTAAAAGAGGTATAA
- the queA gene encoding tRNA preQ1(34) S-adenosylmethionine ribosyltransferase-isomerase QueA, whose protein sequence is MSYTLDDFDYHLPEELIAQKPATPRDHSRLLVYDRETGTIRDDYFYNIGDYLPVNTSLVVNNSKVEKCRLLFNEDKVEIFVTKAVNDRVVEAMVRPGKKFKPGKTVDLADGLTAKTLNIAEDGIRTIELSRSLDDEITEKYKHTPFPPYIERDESLADRYQTVYAKDEGSKAAPTAGLHFTPDLLEKLEKQGIEKKEVTLHVGLGTFAPVKADKIEDHIMHSEWFQISQKQADELNRSKSITAVGTTSVRVLESAQKIEGKFVAGSGETDIFITPGYSFKSVDHLITNFHLPKSTLLMLISAFIGMDETKRIYQHAIREKYRFYSFGDAMLLL, encoded by the coding sequence TTGTCTTATACACTCGACGACTTTGATTATCACCTCCCGGAAGAACTGATTGCTCAAAAACCTGCTACTCCAAGAGATCACTCCAGATTATTAGTCTACGACAGAGAAACCGGGACTATCAGGGACGACTATTTTTATAATATCGGTGACTATCTGCCCGTCAACACATCGCTGGTTGTAAATAACAGCAAGGTAGAGAAGTGCCGGTTGTTGTTCAATGAGGATAAAGTAGAGATTTTTGTCACAAAGGCGGTAAATGATCGTGTAGTGGAAGCGATGGTTCGGCCGGGTAAAAAATTCAAACCGGGAAAAACAGTTGACCTTGCGGACGGGCTAACCGCGAAAACCCTGAACATTGCAGAAGATGGCATTCGTACAATTGAATTAAGCCGGTCTTTGGATGACGAGATTACGGAAAAGTATAAACACACACCGTTTCCTCCCTACATAGAGCGGGATGAGTCTCTGGCAGATCGATATCAAACGGTATATGCAAAAGATGAGGGAAGTAAAGCCGCTCCAACTGCTGGTCTGCATTTTACGCCGGATCTTCTGGAGAAATTGGAAAAGCAGGGGATAGAGAAGAAAGAGGTGACACTACATGTTGGACTGGGCACATTTGCGCCTGTAAAAGCGGATAAGATAGAAGATCACATTATGCACAGCGAGTGGTTTCAAATATCCCAAAAACAGGCTGATGAGCTAAATCGATCTAAAAGTATTACAGCAGTGGGCACAACAAGTGTGCGGGTATTGGAATCGGCACAAAAAATAGAAGGGAAATTTGTTGCCGGTTCCGGAGAAACGGATATATTTATTACTCCGGGATATTCATTTAAATCCGTTGACCATCTGATTACGAACTTTCACCTTCCAAAAAGTACCCTTTTAATGCTGATTTCTGCTTTTATCGGCATGGATGAAACCAAAAGAATTTACCAGCATGCCATTCGTGAAAAGTATCGGTTCTATTCGTTTGGCGATGCAATGTTGCTACTCTAA
- the rpmG gene encoding 50S ribosomal protein L33 yields MAKGNRIQVILECTEKPGSSRYVTTKNRRNTTDRLELKKYNPVLRKHTIHKEIK; encoded by the coding sequence ATGGCGAAAGGTAATCGCATACAGGTTATTCTGGAATGTACAGAGAAGCCCGGAAGTTCGCGGTATGTAACGACTAAAAATCGTCGGAACACCACAGACCGTCTTGAGCTGAAAAAGTACAATCCGGTTCTCAGAAAGCATACGATTCATAAAGAAATTAAATAA
- a CDS encoding DUF4295 family protein, producing MAKKQAFGEEAQALKQAQRKMAKVIISTKNARGKYAFRETMMDQDSVSDFLKKNKS from the coding sequence ATGGCGAAGAAACAAGCATTTGGTGAAGAAGCTCAAGCGCTGAAACAAGCTCAGCGTAAAATGGCGAAGGTTATCATCTCTACCAAGAACGCAAGAGGTAAATATGCGTTCAGAGAGACTATGATGGACCAGGATAGCGTAAGTGATTTTCTGAAAAAGAATAAGTCATAA
- the tyrS gene encoding tyrosine--tRNA ligase yields MSFPSVEDQLSVIKRGSVEIVPEKELVEKLKKSKKENKPLRIKLGCDPTRPDLHLGHSVILRKLRQFQDLGHHVILIIGDFTALIGDPTGQNKTRPSLTAAEIKKNALTYLDQAGKILDNEKTEIVYNSEWLGEMKFEDVILLSSKMTVARMIERDDFSKRYNNNETISLHEFLYPLAQGQDSVHLKSDVELGGTDQKFNLLVGRDLQKDAGQDPQICLMMPLLVGTDGSMKMSKSYDNYIGIDEPANDMYGKALSIPDELIYSYFELVTDVSIEELKSLKGRIEKDPRNTKHDLAFTITRMYHGEEAAKGARKHFEKTVINKDIPDDAPEFTFETGSTHRLLDIISDANLTSSNGETKRMMKQGGVSLDEEKIQDPNFEITFNDGDDMALKVGKRKFAKLKAI; encoded by the coding sequence ATGAGTTTTCCATCTGTAGAAGATCAACTATCCGTGATCAAAAGAGGTTCCGTAGAAATTGTACCTGAAAAAGAGTTAGTTGAAAAACTGAAAAAATCGAAGAAAGAGAATAAGCCACTGCGTATTAAACTGGGTTGCGACCCTACCCGGCCTGATCTTCACCTCGGCCATTCTGTAATATTGAGAAAACTTCGCCAGTTTCAGGATCTTGGTCATCACGTTATCCTTATTATTGGTGATTTTACAGCATTAATTGGAGATCCTACCGGACAGAATAAAACACGCCCGTCTCTAACAGCAGCTGAGATTAAAAAAAATGCACTGACTTATTTGGATCAAGCCGGAAAAATTCTGGACAATGAGAAGACTGAAATTGTATACAATTCCGAGTGGCTGGGAGAGATGAAGTTTGAGGATGTTATTCTTCTCAGTTCAAAAATGACGGTAGCCCGGATGATTGAACGGGATGATTTTTCTAAGCGCTACAATAACAATGAGACTATTTCCCTCCATGAGTTTCTCTATCCGCTGGCCCAGGGACAGGATTCGGTTCATTTGAAATCGGATGTGGAGCTGGGTGGAACTGATCAAAAGTTTAATCTTTTGGTGGGAAGAGATCTACAGAAAGATGCCGGGCAGGATCCGCAAATATGCCTGATGATGCCACTGTTGGTAGGCACAGACGGTTCTATGAAAATGAGTAAGTCTTACGATAATTATATCGGAATTGATGAGCCCGCCAATGACATGTACGGCAAAGCGTTATCGATACCTGATGAGTTAATTTACTCTTACTTCGAACTGGTTACAGATGTAAGCATAGAGGAGCTGAAATCATTAAAAGGCAGAATTGAGAAAGATCCAAGAAACACAAAGCACGATCTTGCGTTTACAATAACCCGGATGTATCACGGTGAAGAGGCTGCCAAAGGAGCGCGCAAGCACTTTGAAAAGACAGTCATCAACAAAGACATACCCGATGATGCTCCAGAATTTACATTTGAAACAGGATCAACACATCGTTTACTGGATATTATTTCTGATGCAAACCTTACCTCCAGCAATGGAGAAACTAAGCGAATGATGAAGCAGGGTGGAGTATCTTTGGATGAAGAAAAAATTCAGGATCCCAACTTTGAAATAACGTTTAATGACGGCGATGATATGGCGCTGAAGGTAGGTAAGCGAAAATTTGCTAAATTAAAGGCAATTTGA
- a CDS encoding CvpA family protein: MNLLDFFIVIPIGFFAYRGFMSGVIHEVMTIVGIILAVFITFEYMHATSVLFNPLFDNPDHSVVAAGIVLFIATVAAVQFIAYAIQKLLKVIKINFINRLAGLAFGALKSGIVVSAFLLLLAGFNLPGEESRNESISYPYVIYLAPAAFNVVATVYPGAENFIDTIEQSIEENNPIKSLPIFEGLSL; the protein is encoded by the coding sequence ATGAACCTGCTCGACTTTTTTATTGTGATACCGATTGGATTCTTCGCGTATCGCGGTTTTATGAGCGGCGTTATTCATGAAGTGATGACAATAGTGGGAATTATTCTCGCAGTGTTTATAACTTTTGAATATATGCATGCCACATCTGTACTTTTTAATCCACTTTTCGATAATCCTGACCACTCAGTTGTGGCGGCCGGAATCGTTCTTTTCATAGCCACTGTAGCAGCAGTTCAGTTTATAGCTTACGCTATTCAAAAATTACTTAAAGTCATCAAAATCAATTTTATAAACCGATTAGCGGGATTGGCATTTGGTGCATTAAAGTCCGGAATTGTAGTCAGCGCTTTTTTACTGTTATTGGCAGGGTTTAACTTACCCGGTGAAGAATCACGAAATGAATCCATTTCTTATCCTTATGTGATATATCTTGCCCCCGCAGCTTTTAATGTAGTTGCTACTGTTTACCCCGGTGCAGAAAATTTTATTGACACGATTGAGCAATCGATCGAAGAGAATAATCCAATTAAATCATTACCCATATTTGAAGGTTTAAGTTTATGA
- a CDS encoding MarR family winged helix-turn-helix transcriptional regulator has product MGTHFKGSKSEVNTLNAFIKLMRATDSLTNRLNRHLAEANLTESQFGTLEALHHLGPLNQRSIGEKILKSGGNITMVVDNLEKQGYVKRKKDPNDRRAVLIHLTKDGKTFIEEFFPKHLEKIKEEFSVFTENEKKEIARLCKKLGVKEED; this is encoded by the coding sequence ATGGGAACACATTTTAAAGGATCTAAATCGGAAGTAAACACTCTGAATGCTTTTATCAAGCTGATGAGGGCGACCGATTCACTAACAAACCGGTTAAACCGCCATTTAGCAGAAGCAAATTTGACAGAAAGTCAATTCGGTACGCTTGAAGCGCTACACCACTTGGGCCCTTTGAATCAAAGATCTATTGGAGAAAAGATCCTGAAAAGTGGCGGTAACATCACAATGGTAGTGGATAATTTGGAAAAACAGGGCTATGTGAAACGCAAAAAAGATCCAAATGATCGCCGGGCAGTTTTGATTCACTTGACCAAAGACGGGAAAACATTTATCGAAGAATTTTTCCCCAAGCATCTGGAAAAAATTAAGGAAGAGTTTTCTGTTTTCACGGAAAATGAAAAAAAAGAGATTGCGCGGCTTTGCAAAAAGCTCGGTGTTAAAGAAGAGGATTAA
- the dxs gene encoding 1-deoxy-D-xylulose-5-phosphate synthase, which produces MDTYKPVPGPLLAKISSPHDLKKLSAEQLQDVCDELREYIIDSVSVYGGHFGASLGVVELTVALHYIYNTPRDKIVWDVGHQAYGHKILTGRREQFHTNRKYNGLSGFPKRSESEYDAFGVGHSSTSISAALGMAVASDLNHADKKVVAVIGDGAMTGGMAFEALNNAGAQNSDILVILNDNNMSIDPNVGALKEYLADITTSKTFNKMRDEIYDLLGHFKSAGEKMRKVASKLEKAVTAAITPGALFQALGFKYYGPVDGHNVDALRRHLEDLITVSGPKLLHIVTVKGKGFAPAEREQTKWHAQSGPFDKITGKTLSKPKPKENLPQKYQDVFGDALVELAEENEEIVAITPAMPSGSSLWPMMNAYPDRSFDVGIAEQHAVTFAAGLATEGKKAFAALYSTFLQRAYDQVIHDVAIQKLPVVFCIDRAGLVGADGPTHHGLYDISYLRAIPNMIVSSPMNEQELRDMMYTASKYNEAAWSIRYPRGRGTGMEIRKQFRDVEIGKGRVIEEGDSIALLSFGPIGKYVVEASERLKEDQIYIGHFDMRYAKPLDTELIDSVLSEYDHIVTIEDGTKLGGFGSAVAEYVAEKGVGVSVKILGVPDQIVEHGTQRELHDEVGIGPEGIVAEVKNLLGIKVA; this is translated from the coding sequence ATGGACACATACAAGCCTGTTCCCGGTCCTCTTTTAGCAAAAATATCATCTCCCCATGATCTGAAAAAACTGTCTGCCGAACAGCTGCAGGACGTTTGCGATGAGCTCAGAGAATATATCATCGATTCTGTTTCAGTTTATGGAGGACACTTTGGTGCCAGCTTGGGAGTTGTTGAACTGACAGTGGCTTTGCACTATATCTATAATACACCCAGAGATAAAATTGTATGGGATGTGGGGCATCAGGCTTATGGCCATAAAATATTAACCGGGCGTCGTGAACAGTTTCACACGAACAGGAAGTATAATGGTCTTTCCGGTTTTCCCAAGCGATCTGAAAGTGAGTATGATGCATTTGGAGTTGGCCATTCAAGCACATCCATATCTGCGGCATTGGGAATGGCGGTGGCGAGTGATTTAAATCATGCCGACAAAAAAGTGGTTGCCGTAATAGGGGATGGCGCCATGACGGGCGGAATGGCTTTTGAAGCTCTGAATAATGCCGGAGCTCAAAATTCTGATATTCTGGTGATTTTGAACGACAACAATATGTCAATCGATCCTAACGTAGGTGCCCTGAAAGAGTATCTGGCAGATATTACGACCAGCAAGACGTTTAATAAAATGCGGGATGAAATTTATGACCTCTTGGGGCATTTTAAATCGGCCGGTGAGAAGATGCGAAAAGTGGCATCTAAATTGGAGAAGGCTGTAACGGCAGCAATAACACCGGGGGCACTTTTTCAGGCGCTGGGTTTTAAATATTATGGTCCTGTAGACGGCCACAACGTAGATGCATTGAGAAGGCATTTAGAAGATTTAATAACCGTGTCCGGTCCAAAATTACTTCATATTGTAACCGTAAAAGGGAAAGGCTTTGCACCGGCAGAGCGAGAGCAAACCAAATGGCACGCTCAAAGTGGTCCATTTGATAAGATAACCGGTAAAACACTTTCAAAACCTAAGCCAAAAGAGAACCTTCCTCAAAAATATCAGGATGTTTTTGGAGATGCCCTTGTCGAACTCGCAGAGGAAAATGAAGAAATTGTAGCGATTACGCCGGCAATGCCAAGTGGTTCCAGTTTGTGGCCGATGATGAATGCGTATCCGGACCGATCCTTTGATGTGGGAATTGCAGAACAGCATGCGGTAACTTTTGCAGCAGGACTTGCCACAGAAGGGAAAAAAGCGTTTGCCGCTCTTTACTCAACCTTTTTACAACGGGCATACGATCAGGTAATTCATGATGTGGCCATTCAAAAACTACCAGTTGTATTTTGCATAGACCGTGCCGGATTGGTTGGAGCGGATGGCCCAACACATCATGGTTTGTATGACATTTCATATTTACGGGCGATTCCCAATATGATTGTATCCTCGCCGATGAACGAGCAGGAACTCCGGGATATGATGTATACTGCTTCGAAATACAATGAAGCCGCATGGTCTATTCGATATCCTCGCGGAAGGGGAACCGGAATGGAAATCAGAAAGCAATTCCGGGATGTTGAGATTGGAAAAGGGCGAGTGATTGAAGAAGGAGATAGCATTGCACTTCTTAGTTTTGGGCCAATTGGTAAATATGTGGTTGAAGCATCCGAAAGATTGAAAGAAGATCAGATCTACATCGGGCATTTCGATATGCGGTACGCCAAACCATTAGACACCGAACTGATCGATTCGGTCCTTTCCGAGTATGATCACATTGTTACCATAGAAGATGGTACAAAGTTGGGAGGCTTTGGTTCTGCAGTGGCTGAATATGTTGCAGAAAAAGGCGTTGGGGTATCCGTTAAGATTTTGGGAGTGCCGGATCAGATTGTTGAACACGGTACACAAAGAGAGTTGCACGATGAAGTTGGAATCGGACCGGAGGGAATTGTTGCTGAAGTGAAAAATCTATTGGGAATTAAGGTTGCATGA
- a CDS encoding DNA internalization-related competence protein ComEC/Rec2, translated as MLLIMLGIAWDYYSNINLFFSAVFFTSILILWGITEFLLRRYKIVLSSRLSIILYLILIISASFVWIKVADHNRQVHIEKTKFLELYAWENVVIEGLIKEKGFTAGGKRVYTIDVISTVYESESSIAENYRIRLYDDKPGRDLQNGTELKAEIQLYAFPEIRNPHDFDYGGWLHDQNIVAHGELVQLNGNSYEQKRIGWIKIREYVQNNIDKLFSADLAPMAKALFLGYKAEISDDTKQHFSRSGLSHIMAVSGLHVGFIVAPFWFIIPFLWTRKWGKWLGLLLLTFLLLGYAGLTGFSASVSRASLMAWLITYGKLFSKVRNSINLTAGAAIILLIIDPHQLFDVGFQLSFSAVFTILLLMPEAQRLIPIRYRFGKTGALATLVLISVVVQGGLFPVLTYYFGEFSIAGPVANAFVIPLMTVAVPVGLFFSVLPQIFYPFTTYAVFPVEWSLGWVEGVAEYIGSSDLSYFSFTNDSGLLFLLWLILILLLASSRIPEMKWKLLICVLFVLNLFMLEQTFKKSGDPVLRITFLDVGQGDAIHIQTPSQKHILVDAGRWSPGYDSGSRVINPYLKHVGIDEIDAVILSHPHADHIGGIVTIIENFKVQKIYQSSYAYDSQLYQNFLGKTDELDLPIKNIYAGDQIELEENIRIYVLGPMMRSSNPSNPNNSSVAVKVVYGDQSILLTGDAESQQESKMVNIYGDFLKSNLYKMGHHGSRTSSTETLLEIVEPEISVASLAFRNRFRHPNRDAVSRVSKFTQENYFTSLQGAVVFESDGKSIIKVDWK; from the coding sequence ATGTTACTCATTATGCTGGGGATTGCCTGGGATTACTATTCAAATATCAATCTGTTCTTCTCAGCAGTTTTTTTCACATCTATACTTATACTCTGGGGTATAACAGAGTTTCTGCTTAGAAGATATAAGATTGTACTCTCATCCCGTCTTTCCATAATTCTTTATCTGATTCTGATCATATCCGCATCTTTTGTATGGATAAAGGTTGCCGATCATAATCGTCAAGTTCACATTGAAAAAACTAAGTTTTTAGAACTCTATGCCTGGGAAAATGTAGTTATTGAAGGACTAATAAAAGAGAAGGGATTTACTGCGGGTGGTAAAAGAGTGTATACCATTGACGTTATAAGCACGGTTTATGAATCAGAGTCATCGATTGCGGAAAACTACAGGATTAGACTCTATGATGATAAACCCGGCAGAGACTTACAGAACGGAACAGAATTAAAAGCTGAAATTCAACTGTATGCATTTCCGGAAATAAGAAATCCACACGACTTTGACTATGGAGGTTGGCTGCACGATCAAAACATTGTAGCCCACGGTGAACTGGTACAGCTTAATGGTAACAGTTATGAACAAAAACGAATCGGTTGGATAAAGATCCGAGAGTACGTTCAGAATAATATTGATAAACTCTTCAGCGCAGATTTAGCACCCATGGCTAAAGCCCTTTTCCTGGGGTATAAAGCAGAGATATCGGATGATACCAAACAGCATTTTTCACGGTCCGGTTTGTCTCATATCATGGCAGTTTCCGGACTACATGTGGGTTTTATAGTAGCTCCATTTTGGTTCATTATTCCTTTTCTATGGACAAGGAAATGGGGAAAATGGCTGGGTCTGTTACTGCTAACTTTTTTGCTTTTAGGTTATGCGGGTTTAACCGGTTTTAGTGCTTCTGTTTCCAGGGCATCCCTTATGGCGTGGCTGATAACCTATGGAAAATTGTTCAGTAAAGTTCGAAACTCTATCAACCTGACCGCGGGTGCTGCCATCATTCTGTTAATCATTGATCCACATCAACTATTTGATGTTGGTTTTCAATTATCGTTTAGTGCTGTATTTACAATATTGCTACTGATGCCGGAAGCACAAAGATTAATTCCCATTCGGTATCGATTTGGCAAAACAGGAGCATTGGCAACACTCGTTCTAATTTCTGTTGTAGTGCAGGGAGGGCTCTTTCCGGTTCTTACCTACTATTTTGGCGAGTTTTCAATTGCAGGTCCCGTTGCAAATGCATTTGTAATCCCATTAATGACAGTAGCAGTTCCGGTAGGTCTATTTTTTTCTGTTTTACCGCAAATCTTTTATCCCTTTACAACCTATGCCGTATTTCCTGTAGAGTGGAGTTTGGGTTGGGTGGAAGGAGTTGCGGAGTATATAGGGAGCAGTGATTTGAGTTACTTCTCGTTTACTAACGATTCAGGTCTTCTCTTTTTGTTGTGGCTGATTTTGATACTGCTTCTTGCTTCAAGCCGAATTCCTGAAATGAAATGGAAGTTATTAATCTGTGTGCTGTTTGTTTTGAATCTTTTTATGCTTGAACAAACATTTAAAAAATCTGGCGACCCTGTTCTCAGGATAACCTTTCTGGATGTAGGACAGGGTGATGCAATTCATATTCAAACGCCGTCTCAAAAGCATATTTTGGTGGATGCCGGAAGGTGGTCTCCGGGTTATGATAGCGGCTCAAGGGTTATTAATCCGTATTTGAAACACGTTGGCATTGATGAAATTGATGCAGTGATACTTTCACATCCGCATGCAGATCATATAGGAGGAATTGTGACGATCATTGAGAACTTCAAAGTTCAGAAAATCTATCAGAGCAGTTATGCGTACGACAGCCAGCTGTATCAGAACTTTTTAGGTAAGACAGATGAACTGGATCTGCCCATCAAAAATATCTACGCCGGTGATCAAATTGAGTTAGAAGAGAATATAAGGATTTACGTTTTGGGCCCGATGATGAGAAGCAGTAATCCATCAAACCCAAATAATTCATCTGTTGCAGTAAAAGTAGTTTACGGTGACCAATCCATTCTTTTAACAGGTGATGCAGAATCGCAGCAGGAATCGAAAATGGTGAATATATATGGAGACTTTCTGAAATCTAATCTATATAAAATGGGTCATCACGGCAGCAGGACAAGTTCAACCGAAACGTTACTGGAAATTGTGGAGCCCGAAATTTCAGTGGCTTCACTTGCATTTAGAAACAGGTTTCGTCATCCAAACCGTGATGCAGTTTCGCGTGTGAGTAAATTCACGCAAGAGAATTACTTTACCAGCCTGCAGGGAGCTGTTGTATTTGAATCAGATGGCAAATCGATCATAAAGGTTGATTGGAAATAA
- a CDS encoding GatB/YqeY domain-containing protein produces MSIKEKILNDLKAAMKAKEADRLRVLRSLKAKILEKEISERKGGEAEITDEQAVEVLMKAAKQRKESIDQFEKGGRTDLVEKEEEELKIIESYLPEMMDDDAIREAVKQQIDQMGASSMADMGQVMGVMMSKLKGKADGSAVSRIVKEELSK; encoded by the coding sequence ATGAGTATTAAAGAAAAGATTTTGAATGATCTTAAAGCTGCAATGAAAGCCAAGGAAGCTGATAGGCTTCGTGTACTTCGTTCACTAAAGGCTAAAATTTTAGAGAAAGAGATTAGTGAACGGAAAGGTGGTGAAGCAGAAATCACCGATGAACAGGCTGTCGAAGTGTTGATGAAAGCTGCTAAACAGCGAAAAGAGTCTATCGATCAATTTGAGAAAGGTGGCAGGACAGATCTGGTTGAAAAGGAAGAAGAAGAACTTAAGATCATCGAGTCTTACCTGCCCGAAATGATGGACGATGATGCCATAAGAGAGGCCGTCAAACAGCAAATTGACCAAATGGGCGCCAGCTCGATGGCCGATATGGGTCAGGTAATGGGTGTTATGATGTCGAAATTAAAAGGAAAAGCAGATGGTTCGGCTGTGAGTAGAATTGTAAAAGAGGAACTCTCCAAGTAA